One part of the Vicia villosa cultivar HV-30 ecotype Madison, WI linkage group LG6, Vvil1.0, whole genome shotgun sequence genome encodes these proteins:
- the LOC131614179 gene encoding uncharacterized protein LOC131614179 yields MQLFGGGVLYNNSSSSFWWRDMLKVGNSYTFLKDPFVECCSFKVGNGFNTPFWEVCWLNDVCLSEVFPELFAISLLKKVSVAVMRGWSDGIWKWGDLGISEEEAVEVGLFSKLLDLRNLLDSFEGCNMEKDFVSWKVETNKCFTVSSCYSRYASRRIPFGPSNRNDEVLEKLWKMEVPFKIKAFAWRLFVNRLPTKDLLKVRGIALPASNLLCVFCGIHLEDRDHIFIKCNVIKLVWKDIGEWVDYSGWKEEDCIPLFMEWFAMSRMKRIKVGKLGVLWLATCWIIWLTRNGFCFKNEVWNVNDIMWKIKTLVWRRSSLGDITYSNCNFYDFCKDPVSFLS; encoded by the coding sequence ATGCAACTTTTTGGTGGTGGGGTTCTTTACAATAACTCTTCCTCTTCTTTTTGGTGGCGCGACATGCTAAAGGTTGGTAATTCTTATACTTTTCTTAAAGATCCGTTTGTTGAGTGTTGTAGTTTCAAAGTGGGCAATGGATTTAACACTCCGTTTTGGGAGGTTTGTTGGCTTAATGATGTATGTTTGTCGGAGGTTTTCCCGGAACTTTTTGCTATTTCTTTGTTGAAAAAGGTTTCTGTAGCGGTTATGAGAGGGTGGAGTGATGGTATTTGGAAATGGGGGGATTTGGGTATTTCGGAGGAAGAGGCGGTTGAGGTGGGTTTATTTTCTAAGTTATTAGATTTACGGAATCTCTTGGATTCTTTTGAGGGGTGTAATATGGAGAAGGATTTCGTGAGTTGGAAAGTTGAGACGAATAAGTGTTTTACGGTATCATCTTGCTATAGTCGGTATGCTTCCCGGCGTATTCCTTTTGGTCCTAGCAATAGGAATGACGAAGTATTGGAAAAGTTATGGAAGATGGAGGTACCTTTCAAAATCAAGGCCTTTGCTtggagactttttgtgaataggcttccAACCAAAGATCTCTTGAAAGTTAGAGGTATTGCTTTACCTGCTTCTAATTTATTATGTGTTTTTTGTGGGATACATTTGGAAGATAGAGACCATATTTTCATCAAATGTAATGTAATTAAACTTGTTTGGAAAGATATTGGTGAGTGGGTGGATTATTCGGGTTGGAAGGAGGAAGATTGCATTCCGCTTTTTATGGAATGGTTTGCCATGAGTCGTATGAAAAGAATTAAAGTAGGCAAATTGGGGGTGTTATGGTTGGCCACttgttggattatttggttgacaagaaaTGGATTTTGCTTTAAAAATGAGGTGTGGAATGTTAATGATATTATGTGGAAAATCAAGACTTTGGTGTGGAGACGGTCTTCCTTAGGAGATATTACTTattccaattgtaacttttacgatTTTTGTAAAGACCCGGTGTCTTTTTTATCGTga